A genomic window from Salvia miltiorrhiza cultivar Shanhuang (shh) chromosome 5, IMPLAD_Smil_shh, whole genome shotgun sequence includes:
- the LOC131025846 gene encoding uncharacterized protein LOC131025846 produces MAPKLQEPAKRNSKNRTKGTLETKPIQSITKEVIKECIISQVIPSIKAKWSNTEPKDIIIQQDNARPHILQNDHEFAAAANTDGFNMTLICQPPNFPDTNVNDLGFFRAIHSLQDDKTAKTLDELLANKMSSFEELTPQTLNNVFLTFQGCYSEMLKVKRGNDYKIPHMNMGRLQRMGELPESIEVDPQLVRDSLEYVTMAENDAGYAMSL; encoded by the exons ATGGCACCGAAATTACAG GAACCAGCCAAAAGAAACTCAAAAAACAGAACCAAGGGGACTTTGGAAACAAAACCCATCCAGTCAATCACTAAAGAGGTGATTAAGGAGTGCATAATATCACAG GTCATCCCATCTATCAAAGCTAAATGGTCAaatacagagcccaaggacatTATTATACAGCAAGACAATGCTAGACCACATATTCTTCAAAATGACCATGAATTTGCAGCAGCAGCTAACACAGATGGGTTCAACATGACACTCATTTGTCAACCTCCAAACTTTCCTGACACAAATGTGAATGACTTAGGCTTTTTCAGAGCTATTCATAGCCTACAAGATGATAAAACAGCAAAGACATTGGATGAACTACTAGCAAATAAGATGAGCTCATTTGAAGAACTGACACCACAAACTCTTAACAATGTGTTCTTAACTTTTCAAGGTTGTTACTCAGAAATGCTCAAGGTGAAAAGAGGAAATGACTACAAGATACCACATATGAACATGGGCAGACTCCAAAGGATGGGGGAACTACCAGAGTCCATTGAAGTGGACCCACAGCTTGTGAGAGACAGTTTGGAGTATGTAACTATGGCAGAAAATGATGCAGGTTATGCTATGAGCCTATGA